The proteins below are encoded in one region of Vanessa tameamea isolate UH-Manoa-2023 chromosome Z, ilVanTame1 primary haplotype, whole genome shotgun sequence:
- the LOC113403965 gene encoding epidermal growth factor receptor isoform X1, which translates to MLAARALLWCLCAVGALAPLSGVSAARARRLHHVVPARHKHSEFVKGKICIGTNGRMSVPSNRDTHYRNLRDRFTNCTYVDGNLELTWLQNETMDLSFLQHIREVTGYVLISYVRVAQIILPQLQIIRGRTLFKLKVREEEFAMLVTMSSALTLELPALRDVLRGSVGIYNNYNLCHVKTINWDEIITGINATYVFVYSFNVPERECPPCHPSCEAGCWGDGAHNCQKFSKTNCSPQCAQGRCFGPNPRDCCNTFCAGGCTGPLPSQCLACRNFYDEGTCSQECPPMQKYNPTTYSWEPNPDGKYAYGATCVRNCPEHLLKDNGACVRSCPPNKTAVNGECIPCNVTCPKTCRSEKPIHSGNIESFKDCTIIDGSIEILEMTFTGFQQINPDYSFGDRYPKMEPNALEVFNTVREVTGYLNVQAHHPNFTNLSYFRNLEVIGGRQVVENLFASLYIVKTSLKSLGLKSLKRVNSGAIAIMENRQLCFAEKIAWNKLVKSKDHKQIIQKNSDIRNCEKANLVCDTECSSDGCWGPGPDQCLYCENYKFGETCIQNCTVLPGLYKAGTKICKQCHAECLDGCTGPTRANCTKCKHVRDGPYCVAVCPASRYATENGTCQPCHQNCFNGCTGSNNTVGEGGCNSCKKAIISVEATVESCLKENEPCPDGYYNEWVGNVKPLEGKVKVVCRKCHPLCYKCTGFGIHQQVCQVCNGFKRGDQCEDECPSDHFTDDVNRLCTPCHHECRGCIGPSSTDCIKCQNLKIFLGDSNSKEFNCTDSCPVDIPHKIYFDELLQNPIDEPYCSALANGLPNMATAKISTVIVVILVLALILLVILAIIGYTCRQKAKAKKEAVKMTMVLTGCEDNEPLRPTNVKPNLAKLRIVKEAELRRGGMLGFGAFGKVYKGVWVPEGENVKIPVAIKVLKEGTGANSSKEFLEEAYIMASVEHPNLLQLLAVCMTNQMMLITQLMPLGCLLDYVRTYKEKIGSKAFLNWCTQIARGMAYLEEKRLVHRDLAARNVLVQTPNCVKITDFGLAKLLDINEDEYKAAGGKMPIKWLALECVQHRIFTHKSDVWAFGVTIWEILSYGARPYANISARNVPELIENGLKLPQPSICTLDIYCIMVSCWMLDADSRPTFKQLADTFAEMARDPGRYLVIPGDKFMRLPSYSTQDEKELIRNLSSAMDGPEPLVEADEYLQPKFNTMPGSTTTNTTVTIEAQSSKPCASATWVNNITGQEGAIIDTSNRSEGWDRDLLRYNNSRNPDGTEIRHYYNNGVCASDGSNSRYCSDPMKGRTDCLETKFDSISKVKEAQVGNLKLNLPLDEDDYLMPSPQHTQNASAYMDLIGEAGEGNEGKDLRYSGFVASKRCIDNPEYLMSEQNIPPQTLGIPTEPVPLESLATSESSTGETTPRPGTSKYLPQKSVEEESMSDHEYYNDLQRELQPLRRNETTV; encoded by the exons ATGTTGGCTGCTCGTGCCTTGTTGTGGTGCCTGTGCGCGGTCGGCGCGCTGGCGCCGCTGTCGGGGGTGAGCGCGGCGCGCGCTCGCCGCCTGCACCATGTTGTGCCCGCTCGGCACAAGCACTCCGAGTTCGTCAAAGGAAAGA TTTGCATTGGCACCAATGGTCGGATGTCAGTGCCTTCGAATCGCGACACGCATTACAGAAATTTGCGCGATCGCTTCACCAACTGCACGTACGTCGATGGCAATCTAGAACTGACATGGCTTCAGAACGAAACTATGGACTTGTCATTCTTGCAACACATCAGAGAAGTGACCGGCTATGTTCTTATTTCGTACGTCAGAGTAGCACAAATCATTCTTCCGCAATTACAAATCATTCGCGGTCGAACactatttaaattgaaagtcCGAGAAGAAGAATTCGCTATGCTGGTCACCATGTCGTCCGCCCTTACACTAGAACTTCCCGCGTTACGCGATGTCTTGCGGGGTAGTGTAGgcatttataataactataatctGTGCCATGTCAAAACTATTAATTGGGATGAAATTATAACGGGTATAAATGCAACCTACGTATTCGTGTATAGCTTTAACGTACCTGAGAGAGAATGTCCGCCTTGTCATCCGAGCTGCGAAGCTGGTTGTTGGGGCGACGGAGCCCATAATTGCCAAAAATTTTCGAAGACTAATTGCAGTCCGCAGTGCGCTCAAGGGCGTTGTTTCGGACCCAACCCTCGGGATTGTTGCAATACATTCTGCGCTGGAGGTTGCACGGGTCCATTGCCGAGTCAATGCCTTGCCTGTCGTAATTTCTATGACGAAGGGACGTGTTCTCAAGAATGCCCGCCAATGCAAAAATATAACCCCACTACTTATTCCTGGGAGCCAAACCCGGACGGGAAATATGCTTATGGTGCAACTTGTGTAAGAAACTGTCCTGAACATTTGTTAAAAGACAACGGAGCATGTGTGCGTAGCTGCCCTCCTAATAAAACTGCTGTCAACGGAGAGTGTATTCCTTGCAATGTGACTTGCCCGAAGACTTGCCGTTCCGAAAAACCTATTCACTCCGGAAACATTGAAAGTTTCAAAGATTGCACAATCATTGATGGTTCTATAGAAATACTAGAGATGACTTTTACAGGATTTCAGCAGATTAATCCAGATTATTCATTTGGAGATCGTTACCCAAAAATGGAACCAAACGCTCTTGAGGTCTTCAATACAGTCCGAGAAGTAACCGGCTATTTGAATGTCCAAGCTCACCACCCGAATTTCACTAATCTCTCCTACTTTAGAAACTTAGAAGTGATTGGAGGACGACAAGTAGTCGAAAACTTGTTCGCCTCTCTTTACATTGTAAAAACTTCCTTGAAATCGCTCGGACTCAAATCTTTAAAGAGAGTAAATTCTGGCGCAATAGCGATTATGGAAAATAGACAGCTTTGTTTTGCGGAAAAAATTGCATGGAATAAGTTAGTTAAGTCCAAAGACCATAAACAGATAATTCAGAAGAATAGCGACATAAGGAACTGTG AAAAAGCCAATTTGGTGTGTGACACTGAATGTTCATCAGATGGTTGCTGGGGACCTGGACCAGACCAGTGCCTTTACTGCGAGAACTACAAATTTGGAGAAACATGCATTCAGAACTGCACAGTGCTTCCAGG attgtACAAGGCGGGTACGAAAATTTGTAAGCAGTGCCATGCTGAGTGTTTGGATGGATGTACTGGACCGACCAGGGCAAACTGTACTAAATGTAAGCACGTGCGTGATGGGCCATACTGTGTCGCTGTATGTCCGGCTTCTAGATATGCAACAGAGAATGGGACATGTCAACCCTGTCACCAGAACTGTTTCAATGGTTGCACGGGATCTAATAACACTGTAGGTGAGGGAGGTTGCAACTCTTGTAAGAAAGCTATAATCAGTGTAGAAGCAACTGTTGAAAGCTGTCTTAAAGAAAACGAACCCTGCCCTGATGGGTATTACAATGAGTGGGTTGGTAATGTAAAGCCTCTTGAAGGAAAAGTTAAAGTGGTGTGCAGAAAATGTCACCCACTGTGTTACAAATGTACCGGCTTTGGAATACATCAACAAGTGTGCCAAGTTTGCAATGGATTCAAACGAGGTGATCAATGTGAAGATGAATGTCCCTCGGATCACTTCACAGATGACGTCAATCGCCTTTGTACTCCTTGTCATCACGAATGTAGAGGCTGTATTGGGCCATCATCAACGGATTGTATCAAATGccaaaatttaaagatatttctcGGTGACTCAAATTCTAAGGAATTCAATTGTACTGATAGCTGTCCCGTTGACATACcacataagatttattttgacGAGCTCCTTCAAAATCCTATAGATGAGCCCTATTGTTCAGCATTAGCCAATGGCCTTCCTAATATGGCCACGGCAAAGATATCAACAGTAATTGTGGTTATTCTTGTGTTAGCCCTCATATTACTAGTAATTCTTGCTATAATTGGTTATACATGTAGGCAAAAGGCAAAGGCTAAAAAAGAAGCCGTTAAAATGACTATGGTCCTTACTGGTTGTGAAGATAATGAACCACTACGACCAACTAATGTCAAGCCGAATCTAGCGAAATTAAGAATCGTTAAAGAAGCCGAACTTCGTAGGGGAGGAATGCTAGGTTTCGGTGCATTTGGTAAGGTTTATAAAGGAGTTTGGGTTCCCGAAGGCGAAAATGTTAAAATACCAGTCGCTATCAAAGTCTTAAAAGAAGGTACAGGAGCAAATTCAAGTAAGGAATTTTTGGAAGAGGCGTATATAATGGCTAGTGTCGAACACCCAAATTTACTTCAATTGCTGGCTGTTTGCATGACTAATCAGATGATGCTAATTACGCAATTAATGCCTCTTGGTTGTTTACTGGACTATGTAAggacatataaagaaaaaattggatctaaagcatttttaaattggtGTACTCAAATAGCTCGTGGTATGGcatatttagaagaaaaaagGTTAGTTCACAGGGACTTAGCGGCAAGAAATGTCTTAGTACAAACACCGAATTGTGTAAAAATAACTGATTTCGGATTGGCAAAGTTACTAGATATTAATGAAGATGAGTACAAAGCAGCTGGAGGTAAGATGCCTATAAAATGGCTGGCATTAGAATGCGTCCAGCATAGAATATTTACACATAAAAGTGACGTGTGGGCTTTTGGTGTAACTATTTGGGAAATCTTAAGCTATGGAGCAAGACCTTATGCTAACATATCAGCTAGAAATGTTCCAGAATTGATAGAAAATGGGTTGAAATTACCACAACCCAGCATTTGCACTCTGGACATATATTGTATTATGGTTTCTTGTTGGATGCTCGATGCTGACAGTCGACCAACATTTAAACAACTTGCGGATACATTTGCTGAAATGGCACGCGATCCTGGTCGCTACCTGGTCATTCCTGGAGACAAATTTATGCGACTCCCATCTTATTCAACTCAG GATGAAAAGGAACTGATTAGAAATCTCTCTTCGGCCATGGATGGTCCAGAACCATTAGTGGAAGCAGATGAGTATTTGCAACCAAAATTCAATACGATGCCCGGATCAACGACAACAAACACAACAGTCACAATCGAAGCACAATCGAGCAAGCCATGTGCATCCGCCACTTGGGTTAACAATATAACAGGCCAAGAGGGCGCCATCATTGACACTTCCAACAGATCGGAAGGTTGGGATCGAGACTTACTGCGATACAATAATTCCCGGAATCCTGATGGGACCGAAATacgacattattataataatggagTATGTGCTTCTGATGGCTCGAATTCTAGGTACTGTAGCGACCCGATGAAAGGAAGAACAGACTGTTTGGAAACGAAGTTCGACAGCATTTCGAAGGTCAAAGAAGCGCAAGTGGGAAATCTAAAACTAAACTTGCCTTTGGACGAGGACGACTATCTAATGCCTTCACCGCAACACACCCAGAACGCGTCGGCTTATATGGATCTGATTGGAGAAGCTGGAGAGGGTAACGAGGGAAAGGACTTACGTTACAGTGGTTTTGTCGCGTCTAAAAGGTGCATAGACAACCCAGAATATCTTATGTCCGAGCAAAATATACCTCCACAGACATTAGGAATCCCGACCGAGCCGGTTCCACTCGAATCTCTAGCTACCAGCGAGAGCAGTACGGGAGAAACCACACCAAGACCGGGCACCAGCAAATACCTACCACAAAAGTCGGTAGAAGAAGAGTCCATGTCCGACCACGAGTACTACAACGACTTGCAGCGCGAGCTGCAGCCACTGAGGCGGAATGAGACTACGGTGTAA
- the LOC113403965 gene encoding epidermal growth factor receptor isoform X2: MNVVLVVLLLAAAAGAEFQERVCIGTNGRMSVPSNRDTHYRNLRDRFTNCTYVDGNLELTWLQNETMDLSFLQHIREVTGYVLISYVRVAQIILPQLQIIRGRTLFKLKVREEEFAMLVTMSSALTLELPALRDVLRGSVGIYNNYNLCHVKTINWDEIITGINATYVFVYSFNVPERECPPCHPSCEAGCWGDGAHNCQKFSKTNCSPQCAQGRCFGPNPRDCCNTFCAGGCTGPLPSQCLACRNFYDEGTCSQECPPMQKYNPTTYSWEPNPDGKYAYGATCVRNCPEHLLKDNGACVRSCPPNKTAVNGECIPCNVTCPKTCRSEKPIHSGNIESFKDCTIIDGSIEILEMTFTGFQQINPDYSFGDRYPKMEPNALEVFNTVREVTGYLNVQAHHPNFTNLSYFRNLEVIGGRQVVENLFASLYIVKTSLKSLGLKSLKRVNSGAIAIMENRQLCFAEKIAWNKLVKSKDHKQIIQKNSDIRNCEKANLVCDTECSSDGCWGPGPDQCLYCENYKFGETCIQNCTVLPGLYKAGTKICKQCHAECLDGCTGPTRANCTKCKHVRDGPYCVAVCPASRYATENGTCQPCHQNCFNGCTGSNNTVGEGGCNSCKKAIISVEATVESCLKENEPCPDGYYNEWVGNVKPLEGKVKVVCRKCHPLCYKCTGFGIHQQVCQVCNGFKRGDQCEDECPSDHFTDDVNRLCTPCHHECRGCIGPSSTDCIKCQNLKIFLGDSNSKEFNCTDSCPVDIPHKIYFDELLQNPIDEPYCSALANGLPNMATAKISTVIVVILVLALILLVILAIIGYTCRQKAKAKKEAVKMTMVLTGCEDNEPLRPTNVKPNLAKLRIVKEAELRRGGMLGFGAFGKVYKGVWVPEGENVKIPVAIKVLKEGTGANSSKEFLEEAYIMASVEHPNLLQLLAVCMTNQMMLITQLMPLGCLLDYVRTYKEKIGSKAFLNWCTQIARGMAYLEEKRLVHRDLAARNVLVQTPNCVKITDFGLAKLLDINEDEYKAAGGKMPIKWLALECVQHRIFTHKSDVWAFGVTIWEILSYGARPYANISARNVPELIENGLKLPQPSICTLDIYCIMVSCWMLDADSRPTFKQLADTFAEMARDPGRYLVIPGDKFMRLPSYSTQDEKELIRNLSSAMDGPEPLVEADEYLQPKFNTMPGSTTTNTTVTIEAQSSKPCASATWVNNITGQEGAIIDTSNRSEGWDRDLLRYNNSRNPDGTEIRHYYNNGVCASDGSNSRYCSDPMKGRTDCLETKFDSISKVKEAQVGNLKLNLPLDEDDYLMPSPQHTQNASAYMDLIGEAGEGNEGKDLRYSGFVASKRCIDNPEYLMSEQNIPPQTLGIPTEPVPLESLATSESSTGETTPRPGTSKYLPQKSVEEESMSDHEYYNDLQRELQPLRRNETTV; this comes from the exons TTTGCATTGGCACCAATGGTCGGATGTCAGTGCCTTCGAATCGCGACACGCATTACAGAAATTTGCGCGATCGCTTCACCAACTGCACGTACGTCGATGGCAATCTAGAACTGACATGGCTTCAGAACGAAACTATGGACTTGTCATTCTTGCAACACATCAGAGAAGTGACCGGCTATGTTCTTATTTCGTACGTCAGAGTAGCACAAATCATTCTTCCGCAATTACAAATCATTCGCGGTCGAACactatttaaattgaaagtcCGAGAAGAAGAATTCGCTATGCTGGTCACCATGTCGTCCGCCCTTACACTAGAACTTCCCGCGTTACGCGATGTCTTGCGGGGTAGTGTAGgcatttataataactataatctGTGCCATGTCAAAACTATTAATTGGGATGAAATTATAACGGGTATAAATGCAACCTACGTATTCGTGTATAGCTTTAACGTACCTGAGAGAGAATGTCCGCCTTGTCATCCGAGCTGCGAAGCTGGTTGTTGGGGCGACGGAGCCCATAATTGCCAAAAATTTTCGAAGACTAATTGCAGTCCGCAGTGCGCTCAAGGGCGTTGTTTCGGACCCAACCCTCGGGATTGTTGCAATACATTCTGCGCTGGAGGTTGCACGGGTCCATTGCCGAGTCAATGCCTTGCCTGTCGTAATTTCTATGACGAAGGGACGTGTTCTCAAGAATGCCCGCCAATGCAAAAATATAACCCCACTACTTATTCCTGGGAGCCAAACCCGGACGGGAAATATGCTTATGGTGCAACTTGTGTAAGAAACTGTCCTGAACATTTGTTAAAAGACAACGGAGCATGTGTGCGTAGCTGCCCTCCTAATAAAACTGCTGTCAACGGAGAGTGTATTCCTTGCAATGTGACTTGCCCGAAGACTTGCCGTTCCGAAAAACCTATTCACTCCGGAAACATTGAAAGTTTCAAAGATTGCACAATCATTGATGGTTCTATAGAAATACTAGAGATGACTTTTACAGGATTTCAGCAGATTAATCCAGATTATTCATTTGGAGATCGTTACCCAAAAATGGAACCAAACGCTCTTGAGGTCTTCAATACAGTCCGAGAAGTAACCGGCTATTTGAATGTCCAAGCTCACCACCCGAATTTCACTAATCTCTCCTACTTTAGAAACTTAGAAGTGATTGGAGGACGACAAGTAGTCGAAAACTTGTTCGCCTCTCTTTACATTGTAAAAACTTCCTTGAAATCGCTCGGACTCAAATCTTTAAAGAGAGTAAATTCTGGCGCAATAGCGATTATGGAAAATAGACAGCTTTGTTTTGCGGAAAAAATTGCATGGAATAAGTTAGTTAAGTCCAAAGACCATAAACAGATAATTCAGAAGAATAGCGACATAAGGAACTGTG AAAAAGCCAATTTGGTGTGTGACACTGAATGTTCATCAGATGGTTGCTGGGGACCTGGACCAGACCAGTGCCTTTACTGCGAGAACTACAAATTTGGAGAAACATGCATTCAGAACTGCACAGTGCTTCCAGG attgtACAAGGCGGGTACGAAAATTTGTAAGCAGTGCCATGCTGAGTGTTTGGATGGATGTACTGGACCGACCAGGGCAAACTGTACTAAATGTAAGCACGTGCGTGATGGGCCATACTGTGTCGCTGTATGTCCGGCTTCTAGATATGCAACAGAGAATGGGACATGTCAACCCTGTCACCAGAACTGTTTCAATGGTTGCACGGGATCTAATAACACTGTAGGTGAGGGAGGTTGCAACTCTTGTAAGAAAGCTATAATCAGTGTAGAAGCAACTGTTGAAAGCTGTCTTAAAGAAAACGAACCCTGCCCTGATGGGTATTACAATGAGTGGGTTGGTAATGTAAAGCCTCTTGAAGGAAAAGTTAAAGTGGTGTGCAGAAAATGTCACCCACTGTGTTACAAATGTACCGGCTTTGGAATACATCAACAAGTGTGCCAAGTTTGCAATGGATTCAAACGAGGTGATCAATGTGAAGATGAATGTCCCTCGGATCACTTCACAGATGACGTCAATCGCCTTTGTACTCCTTGTCATCACGAATGTAGAGGCTGTATTGGGCCATCATCAACGGATTGTATCAAATGccaaaatttaaagatatttctcGGTGACTCAAATTCTAAGGAATTCAATTGTACTGATAGCTGTCCCGTTGACATACcacataagatttattttgacGAGCTCCTTCAAAATCCTATAGATGAGCCCTATTGTTCAGCATTAGCCAATGGCCTTCCTAATATGGCCACGGCAAAGATATCAACAGTAATTGTGGTTATTCTTGTGTTAGCCCTCATATTACTAGTAATTCTTGCTATAATTGGTTATACATGTAGGCAAAAGGCAAAGGCTAAAAAAGAAGCCGTTAAAATGACTATGGTCCTTACTGGTTGTGAAGATAATGAACCACTACGACCAACTAATGTCAAGCCGAATCTAGCGAAATTAAGAATCGTTAAAGAAGCCGAACTTCGTAGGGGAGGAATGCTAGGTTTCGGTGCATTTGGTAAGGTTTATAAAGGAGTTTGGGTTCCCGAAGGCGAAAATGTTAAAATACCAGTCGCTATCAAAGTCTTAAAAGAAGGTACAGGAGCAAATTCAAGTAAGGAATTTTTGGAAGAGGCGTATATAATGGCTAGTGTCGAACACCCAAATTTACTTCAATTGCTGGCTGTTTGCATGACTAATCAGATGATGCTAATTACGCAATTAATGCCTCTTGGTTGTTTACTGGACTATGTAAggacatataaagaaaaaattggatctaaagcatttttaaattggtGTACTCAAATAGCTCGTGGTATGGcatatttagaagaaaaaagGTTAGTTCACAGGGACTTAGCGGCAAGAAATGTCTTAGTACAAACACCGAATTGTGTAAAAATAACTGATTTCGGATTGGCAAAGTTACTAGATATTAATGAAGATGAGTACAAAGCAGCTGGAGGTAAGATGCCTATAAAATGGCTGGCATTAGAATGCGTCCAGCATAGAATATTTACACATAAAAGTGACGTGTGGGCTTTTGGTGTAACTATTTGGGAAATCTTAAGCTATGGAGCAAGACCTTATGCTAACATATCAGCTAGAAATGTTCCAGAATTGATAGAAAATGGGTTGAAATTACCACAACCCAGCATTTGCACTCTGGACATATATTGTATTATGGTTTCTTGTTGGATGCTCGATGCTGACAGTCGACCAACATTTAAACAACTTGCGGATACATTTGCTGAAATGGCACGCGATCCTGGTCGCTACCTGGTCATTCCTGGAGACAAATTTATGCGACTCCCATCTTATTCAACTCAG GATGAAAAGGAACTGATTAGAAATCTCTCTTCGGCCATGGATGGTCCAGAACCATTAGTGGAAGCAGATGAGTATTTGCAACCAAAATTCAATACGATGCCCGGATCAACGACAACAAACACAACAGTCACAATCGAAGCACAATCGAGCAAGCCATGTGCATCCGCCACTTGGGTTAACAATATAACAGGCCAAGAGGGCGCCATCATTGACACTTCCAACAGATCGGAAGGTTGGGATCGAGACTTACTGCGATACAATAATTCCCGGAATCCTGATGGGACCGAAATacgacattattataataatggagTATGTGCTTCTGATGGCTCGAATTCTAGGTACTGTAGCGACCCGATGAAAGGAAGAACAGACTGTTTGGAAACGAAGTTCGACAGCATTTCGAAGGTCAAAGAAGCGCAAGTGGGAAATCTAAAACTAAACTTGCCTTTGGACGAGGACGACTATCTAATGCCTTCACCGCAACACACCCAGAACGCGTCGGCTTATATGGATCTGATTGGAGAAGCTGGAGAGGGTAACGAGGGAAAGGACTTACGTTACAGTGGTTTTGTCGCGTCTAAAAGGTGCATAGACAACCCAGAATATCTTATGTCCGAGCAAAATATACCTCCACAGACATTAGGAATCCCGACCGAGCCGGTTCCACTCGAATCTCTAGCTACCAGCGAGAGCAGTACGGGAGAAACCACACCAAGACCGGGCACCAGCAAATACCTACCACAAAAGTCGGTAGAAGAAGAGTCCATGTCCGACCACGAGTACTACAACGACTTGCAGCGCGAGCTGCAGCCACTGAGGCGGAATGAGACTACGGTGTAA